ATCCTTGGGCCAGAGGATCCTGCAAAGCGCGGCAGCATCTTCAGCTTCTGGATTAGGGGGATGGAAAGCCATGCAGCTGGCCTGATGCTTGATGCCCGGAATATCATGGTCCGCTCAGGGATGCACTGCTGCCATTCGTGGTTCAATGCCAGGAAGAAGGAAGGGTCTGTCAGAGCATCCCTGTATATCCATAATACTGCAGAGGAATGCCATAGGTTTATTAATGAGATAAAAAGAATAAAGCGTATTGCGGGGTGAAACCATGAGGTATGATCAAATAACAGCTGTTGTGCTGAGCCTTGTTTTGGTTATGTTGGTTATCAATTATTTCCAGATCCAGTCAGTCCAGAAGACCTTGAAAGGAACAGGATTGGCGACTGTTGGAAATACCGACACTGTGAAAGGCGCTGTTCCTGTTGAATTCTATGTGATGAGCCAGTGCCCCTATGGAATCCAGGTTGAGAATGCCATAGCTCCAGCTTTAGGGTTATTGGGAGATGCTGTTGATTTCAGGGTTGACTACATTGCGGATGGAAGCGGCGGAAGATTTACAAGCCTTCATGGCCAGCCTGAAGTCGAGGGAGATAAGATCCAGCTGTGTGTCCAGGAGCACTTCCCCCAGGAGTTTATGGATTTTGTCACATGCCAGAATCAGCAGCCTGCAAACCTTGGAGGAACCGTAGAGTCATGCAGCAGAGCCGCAGGCATTGATTCGCAGAACGTGCTTGCATGCGCTTCAGGAGAGGAAGGAAACATGCTTCTGGAGCAGTCGATTGCAGCTTCAAGGAATGCAGGAGCGACAGGAAGCCCGACCATGTTCGTCAACAACAAGCCGTATAGAGGAGAAAGAAGCTCGCAGGCTTTCCTGGCAGCAATCTGCAATGAGCTTGCTGTGAAGCCGGCTGCCTGTAACAGCATTGTCGGAGGAGAGGCTGCTGCTGTGCAGGGCGGATGTGAGTAGGGGGTAGTTTGTATGTTTGGCATTTTGGTTCCAAAAAAGAGTACAGGGCTCTTGGCTTAAATGTATGGGAACTGGAAAGGCGTTCTTACACTTTTTCTTTCTTATCTTCAAGGTTAGTTCTTTCATCTCGTGCTTTAACCGCCTTATACCACAGTACGTGCTCATAGATGCTTGACCATAACATTCCAAAGGTAAAAGCAAACATCAATTCTTCCAAGGGCACTCCAAGAAGCAATACTCCTGAAATTGCTGAAAGATTCCACACTTCTTGAACCAAACCAGGATAACCTAGGTTAAACAAAAGGAAAAATCCAAAATAGAGGGCTAGGAAGGATAACCCTCCAATCCAGACTTTTCTCTTTAGATCAGGCCGGCAGAAAATTGCGGCTATCCCGCCAACAAACATGGCGATACTCGCTGAATAAATGGGATTCAATTTAGTAAATAATTGTAATGGAAGGAAAACAATCACCGGAGAAGCTAAAGCAAGTAGATGCAATCTATGTTTTTTTCTATGTCTTTCATGCTTGCTTATTTCTTGATGGTTCACTCTAAGTAAAGCTTCATACATGATCGCCCCAATCCCACCAATAGCAAAGCTGAAAATAAAGCTCTCGATATCAAAGCCGGTTCTACTAGCTAGGTTAAATAAAGATGGAGGGCTCCAGTATTCGGGCACGAACAAATGTTCGGTTAGTCCAAAAGGCGCAGTGAAAATACTTACCCAAAACATTTCTTTACGGAGTTTTGGCTTAACCAACCAGATAAGCAGCCAAACTGACAGAAGTACTAAAGACGCTGTTAACCATGGATTCAATGCCATCGTTTCTCTTTTGCAGCTTTCCTCTCGTCAACATTCATCTTGCATATCGGATCCTGTACCGTACTACTGACCTCAAGATCATTTTAACGGATGCTTTGGCAGCCTCCATCTACCCCTTTTTTTGAGAGAACAATCTCCCATGTTTTTTCCATGTTACGGCCTCAGCCATGTTGGGTGCATTATCACCAGCATAATTATAAAGAATGCTGCAAATATCCCCCATACCATCGCATTCTTAAT
The Candidatus Nanoarchaeia archaeon genome window above contains:
- a CDS encoding lycopene cyclase domain-containing protein codes for the protein MALNPWLTASLVLLSVWLLIWLVKPKLRKEMFWVSIFTAPFGLTEHLFVPEYWSPPSLFNLASRTGFDIESFIFSFAIGGIGAIMYEALLRVNHQEISKHERHRKKHRLHLLALASPVIVFLPLQLFTKLNPIYSASIAMFVGGIAAIFCRPDLKRKVWIGGLSFLALYFGFFLLFNLGYPGLVQEVWNLSAISGVLLLGVPLEELMFAFTFGMLWSSIYEHVLWYKAVKARDERTNLEDKKEKV